A region of Candidatus Omnitrophota bacterium DNA encodes the following proteins:
- a CDS encoding Rubrerythrin, with protein sequence MEDMLNGKEALELAIKAEEKGLELYKTLARNSKNFHVNQVFKELAREEERHI encoded by the coding sequence ATGGAAGATATGTTGAACGGTAAAGAAGCCCTGGAGCTTGCTATCAAGGCAGAAGAGAAGGGGCTTGAACTTTACAAGACACTCGCCAGAAATAGCAAAAACTTTCATGTAAACCAGGTCTTTAAAGAATTGGCGAGAGAGGAAGAAAGGCATATA